From Alteromonas sp. RKMC-009, one genomic window encodes:
- a CDS encoding DsrE family protein has translation MAHLLIRFTTAPYSVSQASDGLDFAMAATNYGHEVSILFEGDGIYQLTEQAPQQQGVKNHFKRLKALPFFDIEDCYYVQSDYATRRITGRDVLKTVKALTDDEVPALIERVDHVVTF, from the coding sequence ATGGCACATTTACTTATTCGTTTTACAACCGCCCCCTACTCTGTCAGTCAGGCATCCGACGGGCTGGACTTTGCCATGGCAGCAACGAACTACGGCCACGAAGTATCAATTTTGTTTGAAGGTGACGGCATTTACCAGTTAACAGAACAGGCCCCGCAACAGCAAGGGGTGAAAAATCACTTTAAAAGGCTTAAAGCGCTGCCATTCTTTGACATTGAAGACTGTTACTACGTGCAGTCCGATTATGCTACCAGAAGAATTACCGGGCGGGATGTATTAAAAACTGTTAAGGCGTTAACTGATGATGAGGTGCCGGCGCTGATTGAACGGGTTGATCATGTGGTGACGTTCTGA
- a CDS encoding TusE/DsrC/DsvC family sulfur relay protein — MAGNTSFEWQGKEIETDKNGYLLDYTQWDESMVPVLAEQENISLTEEHWEVVRFVRNFYLEYETSPAVRALVKAMAAEYGPEKGNSRYLQRLFKKGPAKQATKLAGLPKPAKCL, encoded by the coding sequence ATGGCCGGCAATACAAGCTTTGAATGGCAAGGCAAAGAGATAGAAACTGATAAGAACGGTTACCTGCTGGATTACACGCAGTGGGACGAGAGCATGGTGCCTGTACTGGCGGAGCAGGAAAACATTTCGCTGACAGAAGAACATTGGGAAGTGGTTCGTTTTGTCAGAAATTTTTATCTGGAATATGAAACCAGTCCTGCGGTACGGGCACTGGTGAAAGCAATGGCGGCCGAATACGGTCCGGAAAAAGGTAACAGCCGTTATCTTCAGCGGTTATTTAAAAAAGGGCCGGCCAAACAGGCAACAAAACTGGCGGGATTGCCTAAACCCGCTAAGTGTCTGTAA